The genomic interval GATAATTCCTTGCATACACGCACTTTGACTGCAAGACACTATTATCCAATGCCATCCCGTACACATGTATCCACAGGATACTCCACTTCCATTGCCGTGAGTACTCTGATGCCCCTGGGCATCTGGAGGCTGTTCGGCTGCGgctttgaattatttaaaactgTTTCGCCACACCCCCCGCTCTTCTGGGTGGCTCCGTGACATATATTCATCGATGGAATTAtgcgaaatataatatttgtcCCGGGCCATAAAGTTTGATTTACAATGCGCCTTGCGGGCTGTCGTTTGGCTTTTAATCGTGCCTCGGGTTAAGTAAGTCAAATCATGGCCCTGATGCGATTTGCGATTCTTATCTGTGGCATAAAAGACTGAAGAtgaaaagggtatactagaatCGTTGAAAAGTGTGAAACACGTAGAAGGAAGTATTCTCGATGACTCTTTGctaatttctaaatattttaaaactacaaaatgTAAGGTGAAACAAAATACTTGGTATctgaaatacatatttttatgcTTTCTATTGGACTCCATATTTTGGAAAACAAACGTTCgttaattgtaattatttgaattGAACCATAAGCTATTAATTACGAAAGCATTACTTAACTCTAgaagtaaatataaataactaaataaaatgattaataaatctgaaatattttaaaaaatatgaattgtaTTTCAAAGGACTTCTCTAACTGAAACAAACCACCGTTGGCGATTTAGCTTTCACAGAATTCATTCTACTCTGTAGCTCTGAAGAAGTAGAGGGTATCGCCTTGCCTTGTGAAGACATGATATTGAATCGCCGATGGGTTTGGTTTACCTCTATTCTGGTCGCTGCTGCGACCGCGTGCtgtgttaatttaattaacgaGCAACGCAGAGAAATTACTTGCTGCTCCTCGGCGAATTGTTGAACGGCTGCGGATGGCGGGGACTTGGGCAGAAAAGTTgagggaaaaggaaaatgcctGGGAGTCAGGCCATAGATCAAAGTACGCCCGCTGAGCCCGGCTTTTCCGCTCTTTCCTCCTATGTTTCATATGCGTGTGGCCCGTCAGCAGGTGTGTgagtatgtgtatgtgtgttgctgtgttggtgtgtgtgtgccgagCCTCCTCGGTGTTAAATAAAGTAGGTCAGTAGTAGTGCCGTGCCAATAAAAGTTAATGCTGGTGAGAGCCAGGTGAgagcttgtgtgtgtgtgtcctggcctgttgatattttttaatatttatagaattttaaaatgcctGTTAAGTGTAgatattaaacatttaaattcgAAAACCAGTTGTAACCATTTTACAACACGCTAGTTTCTCGTGTCTCAACACTGAATAGTGCAAGTAAAGTGAGTTGCAATAAATACTGAAATCGGAAGGAGCTAAGAATGATTTCATGAATTTATTTGACACAGTATCAGTCACAATGCAGTTACATTACGAATGCACTTGTTTTTCTGTTATCGTTTATCTTATCTTATCTTGCATTTAAGCAATATTCTGTAAACTTTTCGTTTAGTCACTTATTGCTGCTTGCTTGTAATGGATGAACTCAGAATTTTGCAACTAAACGATTATTGCCTAGAGACAATATTGGAGTTTACTGAAGTAAAAGCACGAATAAGTTTCGCCCACACATGTTCGAGACTCAGGAATGTTTTTCATGGCTGGTCACGACGTGGATACgctaattattatttggttGGTGATGTTGAACCTTGGGAGTTCACATTGCTAAGTCTTATTTCACAAAGAGTTAAATCACTAAACATATTCGCCGATGATCTGGTTAGTTCATTTAATGATAACTActctaaaaataaaaggaatgATGCTTTTTCAAAATTCTATAATCTGATCCGAAGCATGAAAAATTTGGAGTCCATCAAGATAAGGCAGATATATCCTCACCCGATCACCAAACTCTTACTGAGGGCCATTCACGAATTACCAAATCTAAAGCAACTGCATATATGCATTCTACGTAAGTGTTAACATATCGATATTTGCTCTGCgggtatttaattttttctacAGGGCACGACAACGTTGGAAAAATATTACTGCGAAATTGCCGATCTCTGACTGCACTAAGAATTTTACACATATCGAAGGAAGTGAGCAGTTCAAGTCTACGGAATATACTGACTTTTTTGCCTGAGCTACAAGAACTGAGCTTCTATATAGATCGATCCACTGAGTCACCATTGCTGGTCTGCTATAGAAATCAAAGAACATCTCTGACGACGATTTTCGATTTCCTGGCCAGCAAGCAAACATTAAGAGTCCTTCGAGTCAAGGGACAAATCACAGCCAACTACGAGGCACAGTCGCTCGCCAATATAAAATCATTAAGGGACCTCGATTGCAGTTTTAATAACCCTAAATTGGTCATATATCTAACGTCACTCACCTCTTTGCAGAGCTTGCAAATAACGTACCTTCATCATATAGATATATCTGCAACATATCTGGAAGTAATACGGCAGTGCAAAGATCTCCGGGTATTACGACTCTTCGACTGCAATATAAATCCTGACTTCGTCAACAAAGCTTCTGAAGTGTTAAATCAGAATGAGTCAAAAAATACGTTACAACTATTAATTCACGGATGGCATGATACAGATACGTTGAATGATTTTAAAGCAAAAGCCTCAGCCAGCAATAATCTGAGGTTGCTTTCTGTAACAGCCTTTGATCTATtaacattataaaaaaaatataaataaaatatataaaagtatataataATTTGAGTGTTGTCTTTTGCCATCTAAACTCAATCAATAACCATATTTGCTAGAAATGCTAAAGAAATTGGCTTGCTTAGCTTATCGACCTAATTTtccagaaatgaaaattaaagcacatccgacaaaaaaaaactcttaagagtaaattgtttatttaaattttaccTACTCATTTGAATGAAACCGCCTGCGGGGCTTGAAGCCGAAAAAAGTTGAAAGTAAAAGCATTATTGGGGGTAGGAGAGGCATTTCCAATTATGCGAAACTCCGAACTGTTAATGAAATGTGTCAGAAAcaatttggcataatttttcacttaaagctaaaaacaatttataattaGAAAGCACTCTTAGAATGGGCAAATAAGGACAACAAGCAAAATGATGGCACCTGTTGTGCAGGCTGCGATGTCGCTGACTTTCCTCTCATTTTGCAGTGACAGTAACCAGGACGCAGGACAAACAAACCCTGATTGCGGATAGACAGGGGCAGACAGggaaaatgaaatggcaaCTGTCGGAGACGGAAGTACGTCAAGTGTGGCGGAAGTGGGATGCGAGAAGAAGAACAAGTTGGCGGACCGGAAGCGGCCATTGTGTTTTGGCGGTGAAAATGGGGGTGGCGGCGGAAATTATTGTTTCTATTTTAGATTTCCATGACGTGTGCTCGGTTAAAGTATTATATTTATGACGAATTACAGCGCATCATGTTACTTCAACTCTATTCTGTGATTTTGTTTGTGAGTTTAGTTTTCCTCAAGTTAAAGTTTAAGTTTCctcaaaaatgccaaaagttgtTGTTAAAATTGGCTGTCTCAGATTTCTGAGAGAAATACAAGCTTTACTAATACAACCATTTTCTCTTTAAAGCGAGCTGTATTTAACATAATTAATTGTTATACAAGTGTAGAAAATTGATTGCCTTGTTCTGCCGTTTGGGAACTTTAGAAAGTAATTGCATTGTTTGACAAAGGTCCAAACAAAACCGTGTGACCTTATCACTCTTAACAGCCTTAACTTGCAGTGCCCTTCGGACAGAAGTCtcaaagtttttggcaaaattGTCTTGGCTTGTTGACACTTGAACTAGTCTGACATGGTGCAATGCTCCATCAGACTATTTCGTAATTGGATATttcgaaacattttaaaatgtcgTGCAAATTTTCGATGCCAAACTGCAGAACTTGGTGAAgtgtttcaattaaaacttgCTCAGCTTGTTGACATTTATCGAACACAAAGCCATCAGTGTCGCATCCGCTTGTAACCAGGGGTTTTTGTCAAGCTAAACGCCCATCCACATCCTGTCTGCCCCTTGACATCCTGAggcctctgcctctgcctcctCAACATGATGGTGATGGTAGTTCTTAATGTCATTGTTGAAGGGCTCGTAGTTTGCCGGTAGCAGACATCTCAGATATTTTCCAAGGAAGTGCACTTGCCAAAGGACATTTCGCAGCAATAACCAGAAACAGAGCTCTGTCATCAATGATTGACTTCCATCTACTGGCTTTGGAAGCGGGTGGCTCCCAAATAGGGTAAAAGTCGACTGACTTATACCAAAAGTTTTCTTGTCACAAACAACTTGCTCTCtctttttataataaaaagaacaacaatttaaaatacttgTATACAACTCAATCtgaattcatttcaatttgtatGATTTCAAACAATTCtctaaaacaaaattaattttaataaacccCTAAAGCTGTTTTATGTTGCTTTGCATTTTgtaatgtttaatttttttcagaTATTATAACTGTCCTATTTATCACATTTATTTAGAACGATTTTTTAACCACATGGTTTCGCTAATTAAAAAGTCATTGCGTGCACGGAATTTATGTTGAACATTAATATGAGTGCagaaaaaatgatttaatgtCTCTCATTAACTCAATGGCCTTGTTCGCCGATGCATTTAACATCTGTTTCCAAATTAGTTGACCTATTTGGGGAAGGAAAACATGAAATTTAGGAGCGTTTTCAAACCATTAACATTGCATGAATACTTGTGAGAAAACAAGATCTGAAATAATGTGGCAGGCAATGTAGGTATGACAGATTTGCGTCGGCAAATTTCCCGGGGACCGAAGATTTTGACACGCGTGCAAAGTGATTGCGTTTTGTTGCCATcaaaatacacataaataatCCAATTAATTGACAACGGCGACACGAGGCATCCTTCTGGGACCCCGAATAATTGGTTTACGGCTAAAGGACCTCCACTCGCTCAAAGTGGCGGTTTGAAGTTTCAGAAGCTGTTTCGCAGTTTCAGGTGTATTTGATGGACCCCTCGAGCCCTCGAGACCCGCACAAAATGGCTAATTGGTTGCACAGAAAGGTACATAATTGGCAGGGCGGGTATCGGATGGGCCAATTGGACCCGGAGCGAACTGTTTAATTGAATCTGTCCAGAAGGGTTCTCCGTAATAAATAAACCGTCGCCAGGGAACAGGATGTATAGAGTTTCCCCTATTTGGCTAAAAAGTAGCTAAAGCTTCTCAAGTAtatgcaacaaattaaaaaacacaaaacatcAGGAATTAACAAATGGGACCCAAATTAATGTTCCagttatgatttatttatggcatTCCCATAGGGATTTTACTCAGCAAAAAGTTAATTTAGTAAATGTATTAACTGCAACGCTTGAAAGCTTacattgaaaaataaatatgagtGAAAAAATGTGACAAATTTGCCATTATCAGTCCACATTTTACACCACATTTTCGCTTtcacaattttaaataattaaccCAAATAAAGTTCACTTGCCGACTTCAACGGATGAATTGATGCCCAAAGTCAGCGAACCGATAAATACGAGTTCATAATTCCTGGGAATGCATTTTGTAATTAAgtgcacaaatatttatgcttgGCTTGAGGGATGATACTTTTTCGCTTTAAATGCATAATTAGCGCTGCTCTTTTGTataatgtattttaataaacctTCAACGTATGCCTTAAACAAACATGTCGCAATGCATTGACCTCCGCAGCCttgattaaaataaatgcgcAACGGGCTTTTGAGAGCGTGCCGTAAAAGTAGATACATTTTTTGACCAGcctttctgtttctgcttttttcatcaatattaatatattcCAGCACTTTTTTGCCCGCCACTCTTAtcgctgtgtgtgtgaatggAAAGCCCGCACTCGAAATGTAAGAATTcattcaattgcaattgcaaatttgTGTCACTGAACTGTGAAACAATAAAGATTATCCGGGCCGGAGATGAGAATGCAATGTATGACCGGGTTTCGGTTACCAATTTAAATATCAGTTGGGCTGGGCTGACTTGTAAGGGAAGAACAGCAAAATGGATTTATTCCCGGAACAGTTTCAACACTTTGAGAAAGCAAAGTATGTGGCTAATAAGACTGAAAATAGAACAAACACATACATAAGTGTGTATTTAATGCCAGACCTGAATTAAtcgcaaatgaaaatgccacAAGGATCTGGTTTTGCAGATGAGTGCCTGGGCATTCGTTGACATTCACTGATTAAGAGTGGACCGAAGTGAACTGGCTGATTGGAGAGTTCTTTGTGTTTTCTGGACCATTGTTTGCATTGGCCCGGGCTCAGAGGTTGGCAATAGGATTGGCTTTCGAACCGAGCCGATTGGCCAAGTTGTGTCTGGAATTGGCTATTTGCATGGCACTCAACTACTTTGCAGATTTGCTCGCAATGTCTATTTACGTGTATGTGCTGGCATATTTAATTAGCAGCAGTCTCACAAAATTGCTCGACATCTGACAAATTATGCCAATGTGTGGCGTCGCTTGTCCTTTTGTCCGTGTGTCTATGTGTCTGTGCGACAGGACGAAAGGACGACAGAACTCGGCCACTAATGCACTCGGgctaaattattaaacattcATTGTCTCTCTACAGCGATGCCCACAATGCCTCGGTGCCTGTGTGTTTTCAACGAGTTTTCAGTGCGTAAATAAAACAGAGGCTGTTCGGTGCTTAGTTTGCACATCGCCACTCGCATcacacactgcgtatacgcaatttgcattgcattcGAGAATGACCCATGCTCTTTCAAcaccacaacacacgcacaaccacacaaacacacacagtaGCAAGTGCCAGCTGTTGTCTATTAAACGTCGATTCCAATTTGTATCTGGCTTAAAAATAGCAATTGCAAAACCTTGCCAATCACGGGCCCCAAATCCCGAAAtactacaaatattttcattttctacTTGCTCATTTCCATCGGCTTTAGGTAAATGAAATACCCAAAAGTTCGGCGTCCCTGCTCAGGCGCAACATTCGATTTCCCCAAGTgtcattatttaattatacctTAAGCCGCAGCCCAGCTGACAAAATGCCTGCATCATGAAATTTCGCTCAATTGCATTTTCGGAAAATAAACACCTGTCATTCAGGTGGGCGATGGGGAGTGGGAGAACTGCGAGAACGCAGTACAAATTATTTCCAGCAGCGGAAAGCTTGTTGAGTTTaatcaaaatgcaaacttACTTGTAAAGTAAATACTTGTCCTTCCGGTGTGTCAGG from Drosophila yakuba strain Tai18E2 chromosome 3L, Prin_Dyak_Tai18E2_2.1, whole genome shotgun sequence carries:
- the LOC26535721 gene encoding uncharacterized protein LOC26535721 isoform X2, producing MICMKNLESIKIRQIYPHPITKLLLRAIHELPNLKQLHICILRHDNVGKILLRNCRSLTALRILHISKEVSSSSLRNILTFLPELQELSFYIDRSTESPLLVCYRNQRTSLTTIFDFLASKQTLRVLRVKGQITANYEAQSLANIKSLRDLDCSFNNPKLVIYLTSLTSLQSLQITYLHHIDISATYLEVIRQCKDLRVLRLFDCNINPDFVNKASEVLNQNESKNTLQLLIHGWHDTDTLNDFKAKASASNNLRLLSVTAFDLLTL
- the LOC26535721 gene encoding uncharacterized protein LOC26535721 isoform X1, with the translated sequence MDELRILQLNDYCLETILEFTEVKARISFAHTCSRLRNVFHGWSRRGYANYYLVGDVEPWEFTLLSLISQRVKSLNIFADDLVSSFNDNYSKNKRNDAFSKFYNLIRSMKNLESIKIRQIYPHPITKLLLRAIHELPNLKQLHICILRHDNVGKILLRNCRSLTALRILHISKEVSSSSLRNILTFLPELQELSFYIDRSTESPLLVCYRNQRTSLTTIFDFLASKQTLRVLRVKGQITANYEAQSLANIKSLRDLDCSFNNPKLVIYLTSLTSLQSLQITYLHHIDISATYLEVIRQCKDLRVLRLFDCNINPDFVNKASEVLNQNESKNTLQLLIHGWHDTDTLNDFKAKASASNNLRLLSVTAFDLLTL